Sequence from the Saccharopolyspora pogona genome:
AGCGCGCCGACGCGTCGCGCGAACGCGTGATGCGGCGGTGAACGGACGCGCCGCGGTGGCTCGATCGCTGTGATAGCCGGACTGTCCACACCAAACGACGAGCCCATCGGTGAGCGAGACCGCGACACCCATCGACCTCGGCACGAACGGCGTGCGCTACGTCGAAGGGGACCTGCCGCCGGAGGCGGCGGCCGAGGTCGAGCGCCTGGACTACACGGCGGGCCGCCTGCATTCGTATTTGCGCGTCGAGTGGCCCCCTTCTCTACCATCGGTCATGGCTATGTCCACCAGCCCGCGAGCCCGGGTTGCGTGGCCGGGGCGGGGAGTGCGCAGCGCTCGATCGCCTGCTGGACCGGGCCCGGGGCCGGTCATCCATGAAGCGCGTGGACCCAGGAGCAGGTGCTGGGCACGATGCCGCAGCTGAGCCCGATCGAGACGATGACCTTCGCGGCGGCCTGCACCGACCGGCTGCGGCTGGGCTGCGCGGTGCTGGTGACCACCCTGCACAACCCGGTGCACCTCGCGAAGAGCCTGAGCACGCTGGACCAGATGTCCCGGGGACGTCTCGAAATCGGCGTCGGCACGGGCGGCAAGGGCCGGATATTCGCCGCGTTCGGCGTCGAACCGGAGCGCTTCGTCGGCCGCTTCACCGAGGGCCTGGAGCTGATGAAGCAGCTGTGGACCCGGACCCGGGTGACCTTCGACGGTCGCTTCTGGCAGCTCGAAGACGCCGCGATGGAGCCCAAGCCGTTCCAGAAACCGCATCCGTCGATCTGGTTCGGCGGCAGCAGCCCGGCGGCGCTGCGCCGCGCGGTCCGGCACGGCAACGGCTTCTTCGGCGCCGGATCATCGCCCACCGCGCAGTTCGCGGAGCAGGTCCGGACCGCCGTCGCCGCGCTCGCCGAGCAGGAGCGGGACGCGGCCGAATTCCCGATCGCCAAACGCGTCTACGTCGCCGTCGACGAATCGCCCGAGCGAGGGCGGGAGCGGATTAACGCGGCGCTGGAAAGGCTTTACGGCCGCCGCTCCTCGACCATCGAGGCCGCAGCGGTCGCCGGAACACCGGAGGACTGCGCGCGGGCGTTGCGCGAGGTAGAAACCGCAGGCGCGCAGCTGATCCTGCTCAGCTCGATGTTCGACCACGCCGAGCAGACCGAACGCCTGGCGGCGGAGGTCCTGCCGCAGCTGCGGTGATCCGTGTGCCGGTTCTCACGAAGCGGCCCGTACCAGCCGGAGTTGGCCGATCTCGGCGGCGTTCTTCATCAGTTCCGCGTTGACCCATCCGACCATGTGGGCCACGGTCATCTCGGGGTCGTTCTGCCACGGGAACGGCGCGGCGGCATCCAGGTCGGCGTCGGTAAGCTCGTCGAGCACCGCCAGCCAGTCCGCGCGGAGCCCGCGCAGCCAGTCGATCGTCGGCTGCCCGGCACCGGGCCATTCGACCTCGGTCCGGTCGCGCGGCGGTCGGCCTTGCGCGTGGTCGATGGTCATGCTCCACCACCACCCGATGTGCCAGGTAACCCAGCCGATGGTCGGGACCGGGATAGGGGCGGGCTCGGTATCGGCCCAGTCCGGCACCCACGCTACGCCGTCGCCCTGGCGCATCGTCCAACAGCACTTCGCGGGCTCCCAGAGGAAGTCCTGGGGGTTCAGCTGTTCCAGATGCAGTTTGAACAGCGACCAGGTCAGGTTGAACTGCCAGCGCAGCAGTTCGCGACGGGATGCAGGCATGGGTGGATCTTGTCAGCCCGTCCGCGCGGAGTGGAAGCGATTTTCCGAATACCGTCCACAATGGATGATCAGGAGAACGGGGTGCGCGGCTGCTCCTGGAGTTCGCCGTCGATGGTGATCTCCACCCGCTCGTCGTAGAAGCAGGCGAGACCGGCGATCTTCTGGCTCTCCGGGAGCGGCGTGCGGTAGGTCCAGACGATGTCGGCGTGTTCGGTGCCATCGATAATCGCGTTCCAGTACGTCGCGGTTCCCTTGTACGGGCATTGGGTTCGCCGGTTCGACGGCCGCAGCAAGTCCATCCGGACGTCGGTCAGCGGGAGGTAAGAACGCGGCGGCAGCCCGGTCTCGAACAGGACGTGCGGGCGATGCGAGTCGGCCACGACGACGCCGCCGATCCGCACGGTGACGTGCCGCGAGCTGGCCAGTACGTCGACCCGCTTGTACGGGTCGCGGGGGTGGACGTACACGGGCTCGTCCTCCTCGAACCACTCGTCCATCGCGCCCCATTCGAGCCGCACCAGGTCCGGTGCCGCGAAGGAGTCCGGGAACCGGACGGCGGCGCCCTCGGCGACGGTTCCGTCGACCAGCACGTCGTGCACGTCACCGTCTCCGACGCGGTCGATGTGGCGGGTTTCACCGGTCGGGCGCAGCTTCGCCTGGACGTCCTCCGCCGGTAGGTAGTAGGTCGGGTAGTAGGGGTGCTCCCAAACGAGCATCGGACCCCTGGTGTCCGCGACCAGCCGGCCGCGGAGGTAGGCCCGCACCCGCTTGGGCGATCGCTGGATCCTCGGCTGCTCACCGGTGTTGTCGGTCATCGTGCCCTCCGATGTCGTGCGGTACCCCCATCTTGGCTCTCGCGCGCGTGCCGGACCAACAGCCCTAAGTGGATGATCTATCGGGGTGGGACTTGGGCCGTTCGGACGCGCCTGCTGGGCACACTGTCCGAAGTCGGCCGGGCACGCGGCGCAGCGTGGGGCGAACGCCCCATTTCTGGGGTGGTCGGAAGGCTTGATCTCGCGCCTGGCCTTGGGCAAGCTGTTCGCGCAGAACGGGCGGGTCGGGGGCTCAGGCGTGGCACGCCGGGCAAGCGTCCGAGAAGTGGACGCGGCATGCCCTGGAGGCACGAGGAATGCTCACCCCCGACGACGTGCACAACGTTGCGTTCGCCAGGACGTGGCGGCGCAGCCGCGGCTTCGACGAGGCAGAGGTCGACGAGTTCCTCGAACGCGTCGAGGCGACTCTGCGAGGGAAGCGGCTGGTGACCGTACGCGATGTGCTGACCGCCCGGTTCAGCCCGGGCAAACCTGGGCGGGCCTACAAGAAGACCCAGGTAGCTGAGTTCCTGGACCAGATCGCGCTGACCCTGATGAAGCTGGAGGTGCGGGAGTCCGAGCGCCGCGGGCAGCGGGGGAGCGGCACGGCGAGCGAGCGGAAGACTGTGGTCCGGCGCGTCGACCGGGCTGTGGCGGCACCGCGGCCCGAACCGGTGCAGCGGGCCGCCGAGCTCGTGCCACCGGGACGCGTCGAGGTCTTCGACGGCCACGCGACGTCGCAGTCCGCGCTGGACAAGGCCGAGGTCGACGCGTTCATGGACCGCGTCGAAGCCACCCTCCGCGGCGCCGACACCCTCACCGCGCAGGACGTGCTGGGCGTCCGGTTCAACCCTCCCGGGCCGGGCCAACCGGGTTACCAGGAGGCCAGCGTCTTCGCCTTCCTCGTCATGGTCTCCACGATCATCAAGAACATGACACCACGCCAGGGGGACCGTCCGACGCAGCGCATCCCGATCGGCCGCGCCTTCCCGCGACCGGTGGATCCGGAGACGCCCCAGCTCACCTCGGAGGCGATCGGCAGCGTGGTGCTGAGCGGTTCGACAGCGAACAAGCCCGGCTACGACGAGGCCCAGGTCGACGACTTCCTGGACCGTGTCGCAGCGACCCTGCGCGGCACCGACACGTTGACCTCGAAGGATGTGCAGGCCGTCGTCTTCCGCGAGCAGCCCGTAGCCGGCGCCGGCTACGACCAGGCGGAAGTCGAATCGCTGCTGGACCTCATCGCGGACCGCCTGGACAGCGACGCCTCGCCAGCGCCGGTGGGCGTTCGCCCCGGACGGAACCGGGGTGAACGCCCACGCGGTTGATCACGAGCCCAGTGCCATCAGCTGCGCAGTGCCTTGCGGGACAACAAGTTGCCCAGGTACTGGGCCGCCTGCACCAGCACGATGATGATCAGCACCGCGATCGCGGTGATGCCCCACTCGAAGCGCTGGTAGCCGTAGGTGATGGCGAAGTCCCCGAGCCCGCCGCCACCGATCGCGCCCGCGACGGCCGTCATGTCGACGACCGCGACGAACACGAAGGTGTAGCCGAGGATCAGCGGCCCGAGCGCCTCCGGCACCAGCAGGCCGACGATGATCCGCAGTGGGCTCGCACCCATCGCACGGGCCGCTTCGATGACGCCGGGGTCGATGGTCACCAGGTTCTGCTCGACGATCCGGGAGATGCCGAACGTGGCGGCCACGATCAGCGCGAACGTGGCCGCGGTGGTGCCCAGCGTGGTGCCGACGATCTTGACCGTCAGCGGCCCGATCGCCGTCACGAAGATGATGAACGGGATCGGCCTGATGATGTTCACCAGCACGTTCAGCACCAGGAACACGAAGCGGTTGGCGAGGATCCCGCCCTTGCGCGTGGTGTAGAGCAGGATGCCGAGCGCCAGGCCGAGGAACCCGCCGATCAGCATCGTCGCGATGACCATCCAGATGGTCTCGCCGATCGAGGTGAGCAGCACCGGCCCGATCGTCGTCCAGTCGATGTTCACGCGACCAGCTCCTCGACCTCGGTGATCTCGCGGAGCTCGGCGATCAGCGCGTCCACGCCGTCGGCGGCGCCGTTGAGCTCCAGCGTCAGGCGGCCCAGCGGCTCGCCGCCGAGCTCCTTGATGCCGCCGTGGACGATCTCGAACCGCACCCCGTGCCGGCCGAGCGCATTGGACAGCACCGCCCCGATCCGCCGGTCGTCGCGGATGCTCGCGGTCACCAGCCGGCCGTCGTGCCGGGCCCGCAGCCGCGCCAGGTCCTCGCCGTTGGGCCGGTCGTGCAGCACCGTTTCCACGAAACGCCGGGTGATCGCGGTCTTGGGCGCGGAGAACACGTCCACCACGTCGCCCTGCTCGACGATCCGCCCGGCGTCGAGCACCGCGACCCGGTCCGCGATCTCCCGGACCACCTCCATCTCGTGCGTGATGACCACGATGGTCACCCCGAACTCGCTGTTGACCCGCTTGAGCAGCCGCAGCACCTCCCCGGTGGTCTCCGGGTCCAGCGCGCTGGTGGACTCGTCCGCGAGCAGGATCTTCGGGTTGGTCGCCAGCGCCCTGGCGATGCCGACCCGCTGCTTCTGCCCGCCGGAGAGCTGATCGGGGTACTGCCAGGCCTTGTCGGCGATGCCGACGAACCGCAGCAGCTCGGCGACACGCTGCTCGCGCCGCTGCTTGTCCCAGCCCGCGACCTTCAGCGGGTAGACGACGTTGCCGAACACGGTGCGGGAGCGCAGCAGGTTGAACTGCTGGAAGATCATGCCGATGCCGAGCCGGACCTCGCGCAGCCGCCGCTCGGGCAGGCCGGTGATGGCGGTGCCGCCGACGACGACCCGGCCGGTGGTGACCGGCTCCAGCGCGTTGATCAACCGCACCAGGGTGCTCTTGCCCGCGCCGGAGTAGCCGATGATCGCGAACACCTCGCCGGGCTCGATGGCCAAGTCGATGTCCGCCAGCGCGGTGACCGCGCGGTCGCCGGATCCGAAGGTCTTGCCGACGTCGTGGAACTCGATCAGCGGGGAAGCGGTGCTCACTTGGGTGTCCGCACGGTCTTCGCCAGGTCGGCGAGGATGCCTTCGAGCTCGGCCTGCGGGCGGTCGACCAGCACCGACGTGCCCTTCGAGTCGGCCTGGGCCTGCCCGGAGACGCGCTCGTCCCGGTAGATCTCGACGAGCTCGCGGTAGGTCGGGTTGTCCCGGTCCTCGGCGCGGACGACGAACACGTTGATGTAGGGCGCGGCCGACGGGCTGTTCGGGTCGTCGCCGAAGAGTGCCTTGGTGGGGTCGAGCTTGGCGTCGAGGGCGAAGTTGTTGTTGATGATCGCCGCGTCCACCGACGGCAGCGACGCGACGGTCTGCGCGGCGTCGACCGGGGTGACGCTCACCTTCGAAGCCGCGGTGTCGATCTCGGCCGGGGTGGACAGCACGGTCCCGCCGTCCTTGAGCTTGATCAGCCCGGCCTGCTGCAGCACCAGCAGCGCCCGAGCCTGGTTGGTGGGGTCGTTGGGGATCGCCACGGAGCCGCCCTGCGGGATGCCGGCGACGGCGGGGTGCTTCTGCGAGTAGAGGCTCAGCGGCACGACGTAGGTCGAGGCGATCGGGGTCAGGGTGTCCTCGTTGGACGCGTTGTAGTTGGCGAGGAAGAGCAGGTGCTGGAAGAGGTTCACGTCGATCTGCTTCTGCGACAGCGCCGGGTTGGCCTGGTGGTAGTCGCTGAAGTTGACCGTCTCGAGGTCGATGCCCTGAGCCGCGGCGAGTTCCTTATACGTCTTCCAGTAGGGCTTGCTGGCGTCGGTGACGCCGATGCGCACCTTGGTGCGGTCGGCCGCGGTGTCGGTCGAGCGGCCCTGCACCACGACGACTGCGACGACGGCGATCACCACCAGCGCGGCCAGGCCCAGCAGGACGCCGCGCCACTTCTTCTTGGGCTTCTCCGGCAGCCCGAGGTCGTCGTTTTCGGGGGAGTTGTCGTTCTCGGACATGTCGGCCTTTCGCGGTGTCGGCGCGGGGGAATCCGATGCGTGCGCGCCCTTCGGATGCCACGATGCAGCAGCCGCCCGGCAAACGTGACATCGTTTCAAGATCTGGATTTTCCGGGCGGGATTTGCCGTCCCGGCGGGATCCGTGCTAACGCGCGCCGACCTGTCCGGTGGACGTGCCCGGCAGCCACCTGGTCGTCTCCCAGGTGGTCCTCGACGATCCGGCTGAAGGCGCGCGGATGAGCGCGCAGATCGACGCCGCCGGCATTCCCTGGCAGAGGCGCGCCCCGGCGGAGTCCAACCCCTTCTTCGACGGGCTGGAGCCGGTTGAGCCGGGCATGGTGAACCTCGAGCACTGGCGGCCGGATCCGGACCAGCCGCCCCGACCCGGTCCCGGTGGTCCTCCGCCCTTATGCGGGCAGCACGGACGCGGGCGTCGGCCCCTACGTGCACGGTGGGGCGCTCCGAAAGCCCCGACTCCCCGGCGATTTCGCGCGAAATCGCCCTTGCCGGGTGCGGCGCCGATCTTGAACAACGCGATGCCCCGGCGGCGATGCCGAGACGAGCGGGCATCGGGCGTCGGCTGGCCGGGATGGCAGTATGGGGCCGTTATGCTCGACTTCCCGGATCTTCCCGTGCGTTCCGCGCTCGACGACGTCACCCGTGCTCTTTCCGAGCACGGCACGGCGGTGCTGGTGGCTCCGCCGGGCACCGGGAAGACGACGTTGGTCCCGTTGGCGCTTGCCGAGCAGGGCCTGCGCGTCGTGGTCGCCGAGCCGCGGCGGTTGGCGACCCGGGCCGCGGCGGAGCGCATGGCGAGCCTGCTCGGCGAGAAGGTCGGGCAGCGCGTGGGGTACTCGGTTCGGGGCGAGCGCCGTCGTGGCGCGGAAACGGTCGTCGAGGTGGTGACCTCCGGCCTGCTGGTGCGGAGGCTGCAATCCGACCCCGAATTGTCCGGGGTCGACGTGGTGATGCTCGACGAATGCCACGAGCGGCATCTCGACGCGGACCTCCTCCTGTCGTTGCTGCTGGACGCGCGGGACGGTCTGCGGCCGGATCTCCAGGTGCTGGCGACCTCGGCCACGGTGGCGGCCGGCCGGGCGGCGGAACTGCTCGGCGCCGCCCCGGTGCTGGAGGCGCACGCGCGGACGCACCCGGTCCGAACCGCGTACCTGCCGCCGGCGCGAGGCGAGCGGATCGAGTCTTGCGTGGCGCGGGCGGTGCGCACCGCGCTGGCCGAGCAGGACGGCGATGTGCTGGCGTTCCTGCCCGGGGCCGCCGAAATCCGCCGCGTCGCGGGCCAACTCGATAGGTCCGATGTGGACGTTCTGCCGCTGCACGGGCGGCTCAGCCACGCGCAGCAGGATTCGGCGCTGCGGGTGGGGGAGCGGCGCCGGGTGGTGCTGGCGACGGCGGTCGCGGAATCGAGCCTGACCGTGCCCGGGGTGCGCGCCGTCGTGGATTCGGGCCTTTCCCGGGTGTCGAGGGTGGACAACCGGCGCGGCCTGGCCGGGCTGGCCACGGTTCGGGTGTCGGCGGCGGTGGCCGAGCAGCGGGCGGGCCGCGCCGGCCGGCAGGGGCCGGGTGTGGTGTACCGGTGCTGGCCGGAGCACGAGCACAGCACGCTGCCCGCCTACCCAGAACCGGAGATCCGGACGGCGGACCTGACCCGGCTGGCCCTGGAACTGGCGTGCTGGGGAACGCCTGACGGGTCGGCGCTGACGTGGTGGGACGAGCCGCCCGCCGGTGCGCTTGCGGCGGGCCGGGAGGTGCTGCGCGGGCTCGGCGCGTTGGAACCCTCCGGGGCGGTGACCGACCGGGGCCGCCGGATGGCCGAACTGGGCCTGCATCCGCGGCTGGCCCGGGCCTTGCTCGACGGCCGCGAACTGGCGGGTGTGGACATCGCCACCGAGGTCGTCGCCCTCCTCGACAACGATGCCCTGACCAACGAAATCGACGTGACAACCGCACTTTCCCGATTGCGGCGGGGCGCGCCGGGCAGCGATCGGTGGCGCCGCGAGGTCCGTAGGCTGCGTGCGTCGGTGCAGCCGCACCCCGGAACCTCCGATCGCGACAATGCGGCGCTGGTCGTCGCGCTTGCGCAGCCCGAGCGGCTCGCGCGGCGCCGGGGAGCGGACTCGGCGGTGTACCTGATGGCGTCCGGCACGGCGGTGGAGCTGCCCGGCAACTCCGGGTTGCGCGGCTCGGAATGGCTTGTCGTGGCTGTCGCCGACCGGGCCCCTGGCAGCGCTTACGGCACCGTCCGCATGGCCGCACCGGCAGACGAGGAGCTGGCCCGGAGAGCGGCGCCCGCCCTGGTGACCACCGGCGACGAGATCGGCTGGGCCGACGGCGATGTGCGCGCGGTCCGGATCGAGCGGCTCGGCGCGATCGTCCTGAGCCAGCGGCCGATCCGCGACCCGGACCCCACCGAAGTCCGGGAGGCGCTGCTGGCGGGCCTGCGCGCCGAGGGGCCGGAACTGCTGTCCTGGAACGAAGATGCGCGGCGGCTGCGCCAGCGGCTCGGGTTCCTGCACGCCGCGCTCGGCGATCCCTGGCCCGCCACCGACGACGGAGCGCTTCTGTCCGCAGTGGACCATTGGTTGGAGCCCGAGCTCTCGGCGGCCCGGCGGCGGGCCGATCTCCGGATTCCGGCGGGCGTCGCGTTGCGACGGCTGATCCCCTGGTCGGCGGCGGGTCGGCTGGACGAGCTCGCGCCGGATCGGATCGAGGTCCCGTCCGGCTCCCGCATCAAGGTGGACTACCGGGACGACCGCCCCGCACTGCCCGTGAAGCTGCAGGAGGTCTTCGGCTGGCAGGACGTGCCCCGCATCGCCGACGGCCGGGTCCCGGTCGTGCTGCACC
This genomic interval carries:
- a CDS encoding DinB family protein, with translation MPASRRELLRWQFNLTWSLFKLHLEQLNPQDFLWEPAKCCWTMRQGDGVAWVPDWADTEPAPIPVPTIGWVTWHIGWWWSMTIDHAQGRPPRDRTEVEWPGAGQPTIDWLRGLRADWLAVLDELTDADLDAAAPFPWQNDPEMTVAHMVGWVNAELMKNAAEIGQLRLVRAAS
- a CDS encoding DUF427 domain-containing protein, whose protein sequence is MTDNTGEQPRIQRSPKRVRAYLRGRLVADTRGPMLVWEHPYYPTYYLPAEDVQAKLRPTGETRHIDRVGDGDVHDVLVDGTVAEGAAVRFPDSFAAPDLVRLEWGAMDEWFEEDEPVYVHPRDPYKRVDVLASSRHVTVRIGGVVVADSHRPHVLFETGLPPRSYLPLTDVRMDLLRPSNRRTQCPYKGTATYWNAIIDGTEHADIVWTYRTPLPESQKIAGLACFYDERVEITIDGELQEQPRTPFS
- a CDS encoding DivIVA domain-containing protein gives rise to the protein MLTPDDVHNVAFARTWRRSRGFDEAEVDEFLERVEATLRGKRLVTVRDVLTARFSPGKPGRAYKKTQVAEFLDQIALTLMKLEVRESERRGQRGSGTASERKTVVRRVDRAVAAPRPEPVQRAAELVPPGRVEVFDGHATSQSALDKAEVDAFMDRVEATLRGADTLTAQDVLGVRFNPPGPGQPGYQEASVFAFLVMVSTIIKNMTPRQGDRPTQRIPIGRAFPRPVDPETPQLTSEAIGSVVLSGSTANKPGYDEAQVDDFLDRVAATLRGTDTLTSKDVQAVVFREQPVAGAGYDQAEVESLLDLIADRLDSDASPAPVGVRPGRNRGERPRG
- a CDS encoding methionine ABC transporter permease, with amino-acid sequence MNIDWTTIGPVLLTSIGETIWMVIATMLIGGFLGLALGILLYTTRKGGILANRFVFLVLNVLVNIIRPIPFIIFVTAIGPLTVKIVGTTLGTTAATFALIVAATFGISRIVEQNLVTIDPGVIEAARAMGASPLRIIVGLLVPEALGPLILGYTFVFVAVVDMTAVAGAIGGGGLGDFAITYGYQRFEWGITAIAVLIIIVLVQAAQYLGNLLSRKALRS
- a CDS encoding methionine ABC transporter ATP-binding protein → MSTASPLIEFHDVGKTFGSGDRAVTALADIDLAIEPGEVFAIIGYSGAGKSTLVRLINALEPVTTGRVVVGGTAITGLPERRLREVRLGIGMIFQQFNLLRSRTVFGNVVYPLKVAGWDKQRREQRVAELLRFVGIADKAWQYPDQLSGGQKQRVGIARALATNPKILLADESTSALDPETTGEVLRLLKRVNSEFGVTIVVITHEMEVVREIADRVAVLDAGRIVEQGDVVDVFSAPKTAITRRFVETVLHDRPNGEDLARLRARHDGRLVTASIRDDRRIGAVLSNALGRHGVRFEIVHGGIKELGGEPLGRLTLELNGAADGVDALIAELREITEVEELVA
- a CDS encoding MetQ/NlpA family ABC transporter substrate-binding protein, producing MSENDNSPENDDLGLPEKPKKKWRGVLLGLAALVVIAVVAVVVVQGRSTDTAADRTKVRIGVTDASKPYWKTYKELAAAQGIDLETVNFSDYHQANPALSQKQIDVNLFQHLLFLANYNASNEDTLTPIASTYVVPLSLYSQKHPAVAGIPQGGSVAIPNDPTNQARALLVLQQAGLIKLKDGGTVLSTPAEIDTAASKVSVTPVDAAQTVASLPSVDAAIINNNFALDAKLDPTKALFGDDPNSPSAAPYINVFVVRAEDRDNPTYRELVEIYRDERVSGQAQADSKGTSVLVDRPQAELEGILADLAKTVRTPK
- the hrpB gene encoding ATP-dependent helicase HrpB encodes the protein MPGSHLVVSQVVLDDPAEGARMSAQIDAAGIPWQRRAPAESNPFFDGLEPVEPGMVNLEHWRPDPDQPPRPGPGGPPPLCGQHGRGRRPLRARWGAPKAPTPRRFRAKSPLPGAAPILNNAMPRRRCRDERASGVGWPGWQYGAVMLDFPDLPVRSALDDVTRALSEHGTAVLVAPPGTGKTTLVPLALAEQGLRVVVAEPRRLATRAAAERMASLLGEKVGQRVGYSVRGERRRGAETVVEVVTSGLLVRRLQSDPELSGVDVVMLDECHERHLDADLLLSLLLDARDGLRPDLQVLATSATVAAGRAAELLGAAPVLEAHARTHPVRTAYLPPARGERIESCVARAVRTALAEQDGDVLAFLPGAAEIRRVAGQLDRSDVDVLPLHGRLSHAQQDSALRVGERRRVVLATAVAESSLTVPGVRAVVDSGLSRVSRVDNRRGLAGLATVRVSAAVAEQRAGRAGRQGPGVVYRCWPEHEHSTLPAYPEPEIRTADLTRLALELACWGTPDGSALTWWDEPPAGALAAGREVLRGLGALEPSGAVTDRGRRMAELGLHPRLARALLDGRELAGVDIATEVVALLDNDALTNEIDVTTALSRLRRGAPGSDRWRREVRRLRASVQPHPGTSDRDNAALVVALAQPERLARRRGADSAVYLMASGTAVELPGNSGLRGSEWLVVAVADRAPGSAYGTVRMAAPADEELARRAAPALVTTGDEIGWADGDVRAVRIERLGAIVLSQRPIRDPDPTEVREALLAGLRAEGPELLSWNEDARRLRQRLGFLHAALGDPWPATDDGALLSAVDHWLEPELSAARRRADLRIPAGVALRRLIPWSAAGRLDELAPDRIEVPSGSRIKVDYRDDRPALPVKLQEVFGWQDVPRIADGRVPVVLHLLSPAGRPAAVTADLGSFWRNGYQQVRAELRGRYPKHPWPEDPATATPTRRTRR